Within Terriglobia bacterium, the genomic segment ACGAAACCGATATCGGCCGCCTTCATCTCGGTCAGAAAGCAACGATTTCCGGGGATCTGCTGCCGCAGAAAATGGACGGCGTCGTCACGATGATCGGCAAACAGATCGGCAGGAGTGAGTTGCTGCCGACGGATACGGTCGGATTCGCTGATACGCGGGTTGTGCGGGTCCATATCGAACTCCGGGATCCCAAGCTGGTCGCCGGCCTGATCCACGGAAAAGTCAGCGTCGCGATTGAGCCGTAGCGGGAACGCATAGTATGCCTATTCCCGTCGCCTGGCTCCAGCTCACTCACGAAAGAGGCCGGCTCGTTGCCGCTATCATCGGAATCTCTTTCGCCGTCGTGCTGATGCTGACGCAGCTCGGTTTTCAGGACGCCTTGCTGTCGAGCGTCGGAGTCATGCATTCCGCATTCCTTGGCGATCTGGTTCTGATCAATCCCGGGTACGCCAATCTCGTCACGCCGCGGACGTTCACGGAAAATCGCCTGTATCAAACGCTGAGTTCAAAAGCGGTGGACAAGGTGTACCCGCTTTATCTGGACCAGGCTCCATTGAAGAATCCCGTCAACCACAAAGAGGTTTCGATCTACATCATCGCCTTCAAACCGACCGCGGTCCTTTTGAACAGGCCGGGCATCCCTGAAAACCTCCGGAAAATCCAGGATGTCGGCATGGTCCTTTACGATTCGGTCAGCCGGCCGGAGTTCGGCCCGGTGGCGGACCTTTTTGAGCGGGACGGAAAGGTTACGACGGAACTCGCCGGCGTCAGAGTGGACGTCGCCGGCCTGTTTCAACTTGGAACTTCATTCGGCAGCGACGGCCACGTCGTGATGAGCGACGAAACATTCTTCCATGTCCTCCCTTACCGCCAGCCTGGAATCATTAATGTTGGTCTGATCCAGTTGAAGCCCGGCGCCGATGTCCAGAAAACGAAAAAGGAGCTCGCGGGCATCCTTCCGCACGATGTCGTGATCCTCACCAAGGACGAGTTCGTGGCACGCGAAGTCGGGTTCTGGACTTCGAGCACACCGATCGGCTTCGTGTTCGGCCTTGGTGTTCTGGTCGGAGTGTTCATCGGCTGCATCATCGTGTATCAGATCCTGTACACCGATGTGACAAACCATCTTTCGGAATATGCCACGCTGAAGGCGATGGGCTACCGGAACCGATTTCTGTTCAAGGTCGTGATGCAGGAGGCTCTTGTTCTTTCCGTTCTTGGTTTTTTTCCCGGCGTTCTTGTGGCGCACTTCGTTTATTCCATCGCTCACCAGGCTACTCTGCTGCCGATGGCGATGTCATTGTCCCGGATTGCCCTCGTGTACCTGTTGACCGCGGGCATGTGCGCCATCTCGGCAATACTCGCCGCGCGCAAAGTCCGTTCCGCCGATCCTGCCGAGATTTTCTGAGAGGCACAATCGCTGAATGGTTTCTTCACCCTGGAGCCTTTTGTGGATCTGGACCGTGATCGGCGCGCAGTCGTTCGGCGGCGGATCGGCGACGCTGTATCTCATCCGCCGCGTGGCCGTGGAACGATACAAGTGGATCACGGACGATGACTTCACCCGTTATTGGGGGATCTGCCAGATCGCTCCTGGAATCAACATCCTCGGACTCGTCATCCTGATCGGCTGGCGCGTCGCAGGAGCCCCTGGCGCCGTCCTCTCTTTGACTGGCCTCTTGCTGCCTAGCGCCGCAATTACCGTCGCCCTGACATCTATATATGCAAGCGTTCGCGAAGCTCCGGTTGTGCGCGCAGCGATCGCCGGAGTGGTGCCGGCAACCGTCGGCCTGGGCTTGTTCCTCTCCTTTACCATGGTGCGGCCGCTTTTGAACGCAGCGCGGCAGGAGGGGCGGTCGAGCACTCTTGTGGCTGTGGCTCTTCTTCTCGCCAGCACCATCGTCGCTTCATTCGCCCGAACGCCCGTGCTCGCCATTCTCTGGGCGGCCGGAGCCTTGGCCGCGCTGGCGCAAAGGCAGATCGCAGAGCGGAGGAAGCAGTCCTGATGACTCCTCCGGCGAGCCATCCTATTACTCTCTTCTGGATCATGTTCCGGGCAGCGCTCCTGTCGACGACCGGCACCGGAAACCTGCCGATCGTTCACCAGGACCTGCTGTCGCGCAACTGGGCCACGGACCGCCAGTTCGCCGAGTCTCTCGCGATCGGGCAGATCAGTCCCGGACCTACGGGGCTCTGGGTGATCAGCC encodes:
- the devC gene encoding ABC transporter permease DevC — its product is MPIPVAWLQLTHERGRLVAAIIGISFAVVLMLTQLGFQDALLSSVGVMHSAFLGDLVLINPGYANLVTPRTFTENRLYQTLSSKAVDKVYPLYLDQAPLKNPVNHKEVSIYIIAFKPTAVLLNRPGIPENLRKIQDVGMVLYDSVSRPEFGPVADLFERDGKVTTELAGVRVDVAGLFQLGTSFGSDGHVVMSDETFFHVLPYRQPGIINVGLIQLKPGADVQKTKKELAGILPHDVVILTKDEFVAREVGFWTSSTPIGFVFGLGVLVGVFIGCIIVYQILYTDVTNHLSEYATLKAMGYRNRFLFKVVMQEALVLSVLGFFPGVLVAHFVYSIAHQATLLPMAMSLSRIALVYLLTAGMCAISAILAARKVRSADPAEIF
- a CDS encoding chromate transporter → MVSSPWSLLWIWTVIGAQSFGGGSATLYLIRRVAVERYKWITDDDFTRYWGICQIAPGINILGLVILIGWRVAGAPGAVLSLTGLLLPSAAITVALTSIYASVREAPVVRAAIAGVVPATVGLGLFLSFTMVRPLLNAARQEGRSSTLVAVALLLASTIVASFARTPVLAILWAAGALAALAQRQIAERRKQS
- a CDS encoding chromate transporter, whose product is MTPPASHPITLFWIMFRAALLSTTGTGNLPIVHQDLLSRNWATDRQFAESLAIGQISPGPTGLWVISLGYLIGGLRGAALTLAAIALPPLLVLVLVHGLYRRWGHHPATQGFVRGLGLAVVGIFVVVL